The proteins below are encoded in one region of Vespula pensylvanica isolate Volc-1 chromosome 4, ASM1446617v1, whole genome shotgun sequence:
- the LOC122628709 gene encoding meteorin-like protein isoform X1, with the protein MKVIGPSRFATLTLSLIFLVGGIIPTVPSQEHAALLPADECDWIGSGGGGRGVRPVYLRCSRGTVLWRYPRGALRIVLSVAAAISSSAIGSRSGTAGVLLANGNGVNETGPKSKSGSSGFRVCVKASGPTRIYLESNGTLRPVYSPRDGKNEASHRCFYTKKQRTALYVEADELTANNNRAKLQYDVEPFVVNHSTPDESDEEAECRPCSMEELAEAYCQSDLVARGTVTAVQRKPELEAAELIFRITKTLHRVEETETNEVFSILPNPHLEKSIRVRVSSACDARHGQGEFVIMARRRLGDLTLVCAPRLETWAEAVRESITAPCLLKS; encoded by the exons ATGAAAGTAATCGGTCCTTCTCGTTTTGCGACGTTGACATTGTCCCTTATCTTCCTCGTAGGCGGTATAATACCTACAGTACCATCGCAGGAGCATGCCGCCCTTCTGCCTGCCGACGAGTGCGATTGGATCGGAAG CGGTGGAGGTGGTCGGGGTGTACGACCCGTTTATCTTCGATGTTCAAGAGGGACCGTTTTATGGCGTTATCCTCGAGGAGCCTTGAGGATAGTCTTATCAGTGGCTGCAGCAATAAGCAGTTCAGCGATTGGATCTCGATCTGGTACTGCAGGTGTCCTTTTGGCAAACGGAAACGGAGTTAACGAAACTGGACCCAAATCCAAGTCCGGATCAAGTGGTTTTCGTGTTTGCGTTAAGGCTTCCGGTCCAACAAGAATATATTTGGAAAGCAACGGTACGCTTAGGCCAGTTTATTCTCCGCGAGACGGAAAAAACGAGGCCTCTCATCGTTGTTTCTATACGAAAAAACAACGTACAGCTCTTTACGTCGAGGCTGACGAGCTCACCGCAAATAATAATCGCGCGAAGTTACAATACGACGTCGAGCCGTTCGTTGTTAATCATAGCACACCGGACGAGTCCGACGAGGAGGCGGAATGTAGACCTTGCTCAATGGAGGAACTCGCTGAGGCTTATTGTCAGAGTGACCTTGTTGCTAGAGGTACCGTCACCGCTGTTCAAAGGAAGCCCGAACTCGAAGCTGccgaattaatttttaggATAACGAAGACTCTTCATAGAGTCGAGGAAACTGAG ACCAACGAGGTGTTCTCCATTCTTCCGAATCCTCATCTCGAAAAGAGCATCCGTGTAAGAGTTTCCTCTGCTTGTGACGCTCGACACGGCCAGGGTGAATTCGTAATAATGGCTCGTAGAAGACTCGGCGACCTTACTCTTGTTTGTGCACCAAGACTGGAAACTTGGGCCGAAGCCGTGCGCGAATCGATCACTGCACCATGTCTGCTAAAAAGCTAG